A single window of Nyctibius grandis isolate bNycGra1 chromosome 16, bNycGra1.pri, whole genome shotgun sequence DNA harbors:
- the MRRF gene encoding ribosome-recycling factor, mitochondrial isoform X1 — MAVALRCCRRLPALLYCSSFATVRGLPQAPAGCPALLLDGCRQCGQQMLLTRQLATKKAKGKGQSQARVNISAALVEDIIDLEETSEDMQAVVEALKEDFNRNLSVRTSPGALDHIIVVTKDGRFPLNQLGQISQKSPQLMVVNMADFPESTAAAVKAIRESGMNLNPEVDGTIIRVPVPKVTREHRESLAKLAKQSTNKSKEALRKVRSKSMNQLKKSKDKVSEDTIRLLEKQIQQMADGAVAEMDKLLAAKTKELLG, encoded by the exons ATGGCTGTGGCACTAAGATGCTGCCGTCGTCTGCCCGCCCTGCTCTATTGCTCTTCCTTTGCAACAGTGCGGGGGCTGCCGCAGGCTCCTGCaggctgcccagccctgctcctggacGGCTGCaggcagtgtggccagcagatgCTGCTGACCAGACAGCTGGCTACCAAAAAAG CTAAAGGCAAAGGGCAGAGTCAAGCCAGAGTGAATATCAGTGCTGCCCTAGTTGAGGATATTATCGATTTGGAGGAAACCAGTGAAGACATGCAGGCAGTGGTAGAAGCTCTGAAAGAAGATTTCAACAGAAATCTCAGTGTTAGAACCTCACCAG GGGCCCTTGATCACATAATCGTGGTGACAAAAGACGGGAGGTTCCCGCTGAACCAGCTGGGGCAGATCTCACAGAAGTCCCCGCAGCTCATGGTGGTGAACATGGCCGATTTTCCAGAG agcacagctgcagctgtgaaGGCTATAAGGGAGAGCGGCATGAACCTGAACCCAGAAGTGGATGGGACGATAATTCGGGTGCCAGTTCCTAA GGTCACGAGAGAGCACAGGGAGAGCCTGGCCAAGCTCGCCAAGCAGTCCACCAACAAGTCCAAAGAGGCCCTGAGAAAGGTGCGAAGCAAAAGCATGAACCAGCTGAAGAAGTCCAAGGACAAAGTGTCTGAAGATACCATCCGGCTGCTGGAAAagcag